A single Natranaerobius thermophilus JW/NM-WN-LF DNA region contains:
- a CDS encoding cell division ATP-binding protein FtsE: MIDISNLSLEYNHTKTMALKNIDFYLTKGEMAFLVGESGAGKTSLINIIMGNIKPTSGRATVNGISLTNRGINKVQKVSLRRQIGPIFQDFKLFKGRSVLENVLIGLRVLGPITEEDKHHVIQLLNQVGLQDMINHKIDHLSFGERQRVAITRAVARKPEIILADEPTGNLDQETAFNILKLLASFKSNNTTILITTHATHLLKYFQGRVITLKSGQVSSDDYLEKEESR; encoded by the coding sequence ATGATTGATATTTCTAACTTGAGCCTTGAGTACAATCACACTAAAACAATGGCTTTAAAAAATATAGATTTTTATTTAACCAAAGGTGAAATGGCCTTTTTGGTAGGTGAAAGTGGTGCAGGAAAAACCAGTTTGATTAATATTATAATGGGTAATATCAAACCAACAAGTGGTAGAGCTACTGTCAACGGGATCAGTTTAACTAATCGTGGAATCAATAAGGTACAAAAAGTTTCTTTAAGAAGACAAATTGGACCGATTTTTCAAGACTTTAAATTGTTTAAAGGAAGGTCTGTACTGGAAAATGTTTTGATTGGATTACGCGTTTTAGGCCCAATAACTGAAGAAGATAAACATCATGTAATTCAACTACTCAATCAAGTAGGATTACAAGACATGATTAACCACAAAATAGATCATTTATCTTTTGGAGAGCGACAAAGAGTAGCCATTACCAGGGCTGTTGCTAGAAAACCAGAAATAATACTTGCAGATGAACCAACAGGTAATCTAGATCAAGAAACAGCTTTTAATATCTTGAAACTCTTAGCAAGTTTCAAAAGTAACAACACAACAATTTTAATCACAACACATGCAACTCATTTACTTAAATATTTTCAGGGTCGAGTTATTACTTTGAAAAGTGGACAAGTTAGTTCTGATGATTACCTGGAAAAGGAGGAATCCAGGTGA
- a CDS encoding cell division protein FtsX: MKSLSNSLFFIQEFLISCKQNYFSHAVTVISIGLAFTILGVILSFWWSGQVLTDYIKDQGEIMVFYSENISDNKINELSTNLSQLSGVKNVYNVDKDEAKEQMNKILGEEGKILDYFEDNPLSPYFEVNISVENINHAMDKISQYDNVEHTRTNTEVLAQMESLTRIFIYFASLFATLTAISIMIITSHIIRLGLLSRQEEISTLQLLGATRGFIAIPFVMEGTFLGALGGLTSGGLLYITLPRLHELIISALPFIPIPTVVELLSTLIISFTLLGAFFGCVGSSITLLKSNWA; the protein is encoded by the coding sequence GTGAAATCCCTTAGTAATTCACTTTTTTTCATCCAAGAATTCTTAATTTCTTGTAAACAAAATTATTTCAGTCATGCAGTTACTGTTATCAGTATTGGCTTAGCATTTACCATACTAGGTGTTATTCTGAGTTTCTGGTGGAGCGGACAAGTTTTGACTGATTACATAAAAGATCAAGGAGAAATTATGGTTTTTTATAGCGAAAATATCTCCGATAATAAAATTAATGAATTGAGCACGAATTTAAGTCAATTGAGTGGAGTGAAAAATGTTTATAATGTGGATAAAGACGAAGCAAAAGAACAAATGAATAAAATTTTAGGTGAAGAAGGAAAAATTCTTGACTATTTTGAAGACAATCCTCTATCACCCTATTTTGAAGTGAATATTTCAGTTGAAAACATAAATCATGCCATGGATAAAATATCTCAATACGATAATGTAGAGCACACACGAACCAATACTGAGGTCCTCGCTCAGATGGAATCCCTTACTAGAATATTTATTTATTTTGCATCTTTATTTGCTACTTTGACAGCTATAAGTATTATGATTATAACTTCCCATATTATCAGATTGGGTTTATTATCCCGGCAAGAGGAAATATCTACTTTACAATTATTAGGAGCTACAAGAGGATTTATAGCTATCCCCTTTGTCATGGAAGGAACTTTTTTAGGAGCCCTAGGCGGATTGACATCTGGTGGACTATTGTACATAACTTTACCTAGACTACACGAGTTGATTATTTCTGCACTACCTTTCATACCAATACCAACTGTGGTAGAACTACTTTCTACCTTAATAATTTCCTTCACCCTGTTAGGTGCATTTTTTGGCTGTGTTGGTAGTTCAATAACTTTGTTAAAAAGTAACTGGGCATAA
- a CDS encoding thymidine kinase: MFRPDCGWIETIHSCAMFAGKTRELLRRLDHLGWAQKSYILFKPHKDNRNEHNIAKSHNGNTLSATSVSSPQEILDITIRKQPDAVAIDEAQFFDTKIIDIVSQLRDQGYWVIIAGLSSTSEGRPFNSMPYLLSISDNITPIYGVCAKCGGIATKTIALFPKSTDVEVGGKEKYEPRCNKCWQEDYNNTDETVANS, from the coding sequence ATGTTTAGACCCGACTGCGGCTGGATTGAAACAATCCATTCATGTGCCATGTTTGCAGGAAAAACCAGAGAACTTTTAAGAAGATTAGATCACTTGGGCTGGGCCCAAAAGTCTTACATATTATTTAAACCTCATAAAGATAATAGAAATGAACATAATATTGCTAAATCCCACAATGGAAATACTTTATCTGCCACCTCTGTATCTTCTCCTCAGGAAATTTTAGACATAACCATTAGAAAACAACCTGATGCGGTAGCAATTGATGAGGCACAATTTTTTGATACCAAAATTATTGATATTGTCAGCCAGCTAAGAGATCAAGGATACTGGGTTATTATAGCCGGATTATCCTCAACTTCAGAGGGGAGACCTTTTAATTCCATGCCTTATTTATTGTCTATATCCGATAATATTACGCCAATATATGGGGTTTGTGCCAAATGTGGTGGTATAGCTACTAAAACCATAGCTCTCTTTCCTAAATCCACGGATGTTGAAGTAGGTGGAAAAGAAAAATATGAACCAAGATGTAATAAATGCTGGCAAGAAGATTATAATAATACTGACGAAACTGTTGCTAATTCTTAA
- a CDS encoding Asp23/Gls24 family envelope stress response protein has protein sequence MANESLPKEDQIVISDEVTAIIAGIAANKVDGIASMSGGVVGNLAERLGAKKDLARGVKVESTNEEASIELNLIVDYGIKIHETCGVVQERVREAVQEMTGLAVPGVSVNVQGVNLDEQIELENTD, from the coding sequence ATGGCAAATGAATCTTTACCAAAGGAAGATCAAATCGTTATTTCCGATGAAGTTACTGCTATTATTGCAGGAATAGCTGCCAATAAAGTTGATGGCATTGCTAGTATGAGTGGTGGAGTTGTGGGGAATTTAGCTGAAAGATTAGGTGCCAAAAAAGATTTAGCTAGAGGAGTAAAAGTTGAATCAACTAATGAGGAAGCCAGCATAGAACTGAACTTGATAGTCGATTATGGAATAAAAATTCATGAAACTTGTGGAGTTGTACAAGAGAGAGTAAGAGAAGCCGTTCAAGAAATGACTGGATTAGCGGTTCCTGGAGTTTCAGTTAATGTGCAAGGAGTTAATTTAGACGAACAGATTGAACTCGAAAATACGGATTAA
- a CDS encoding acyl-CoA dehydratase activase-related protein: MKPVIGIPRSLMYHFYSDSLELFFKELGYSIKISPVSNKEILNHGSKLTMLDNCLPVKLHFGHVLSLINRVDYLFIPRLVSLKKREYMCPKFIGIPDLIKQTFPEYSAKLIEPTINYNENKTFLKSLTDIKNSLDLSTWKILKAFFKAKTAYHKTIKFRKKQFTESVNSYKANSTGPRIGIIGHDYVLEDKLLGVPIKSKLHELGCIIYPSTDLKWLPQKESAKAMPKDLYWTKNKALFESAIYLSKKGLIDGLIQINTFPCGPDSVISDLIDRKINHLNPLPTMTLTLDEHTGLSGLHTRIEAFIDLINRRGSREPYSPSHG; the protein is encoded by the coding sequence ATGAAACCCGTTATTGGAATTCCAAGATCATTGATGTATCATTTTTATTCAGATAGTTTAGAATTGTTTTTCAAAGAACTGGGTTACAGCATTAAAATCTCCCCTGTTTCAAACAAGGAAATACTAAATCACGGCTCTAAACTAACCATGCTAGATAACTGTTTACCTGTAAAACTTCACTTCGGGCATGTGTTAAGCTTAATTAACAGAGTAGATTACTTATTTATTCCTCGTCTCGTTAGCCTCAAAAAAAGAGAATACATGTGCCCCAAGTTTATCGGAATTCCCGATTTAATTAAACAAACTTTTCCAGAATACTCAGCAAAATTAATTGAACCCACTATTAATTATAATGAAAACAAAACTTTTCTTAAATCTTTAACTGATATTAAAAACTCATTGGATTTATCTACATGGAAAATTTTGAAGGCTTTTTTTAAAGCAAAAACGGCTTATCATAAAACTATTAAATTCCGAAAAAAACAGTTTACTGAAAGTGTTAATTCATACAAAGCAAATTCTACCGGCCCCCGGATTGGAATAATAGGTCACGATTATGTACTAGAAGATAAGTTACTTGGAGTGCCTATCAAAAGCAAATTACATGAATTAGGATGTATTATTTACCCTTCGACTGATCTTAAATGGTTACCCCAAAAAGAAAGCGCAAAAGCAATGCCGAAAGACCTATATTGGACTAAAAACAAGGCCTTATTTGAATCTGCTATATATCTATCGAAAAAAGGTTTGATCGATGGTTTAATTCAAATTAATACTTTTCCATGTGGTCCTGATTCTGTCATCAGTGATTTAATTGATCGAAAAATTAATCACTTAAATCCTTTACCAACCATGACACTAACATTGGATGAACACACTGGGCTTTCTGGTTTACACACCCGTATTGAAGCTTTTATTGATCTTATTAATAGGAGGGGATCACGTGAACCTTACAGTCCCTCACATGGGTAG
- a CDS encoding acyl-CoA dehydratase activase-related protein: MNLTVPHMGSYWIASKTLFENLGVNVIIPPKTTKRTIELGVKYAPEFACFPLKITLGNFIEAAEQGADTFLIPGGIGPCRFGFYGPVHKEILNDLGYQAELVIGEPPSAGFINLIKGISPLIKNISLKMLSEAGKLSWTKLLAIDHVSKSLNEWRPYEKEKHSLENLKTTTFTKLNKANSPEEVDKIKENFNSELSRLVTEKSINPIRVAIVGEIFLNLDETANQKIEQKLGLLGVEIERSIYLSDWIQENLLPGKNHQKEKKHEIKKLAKPYLNDFVGGHGRESVGEAVLAHLEGLDGVIHVSPFTCMPEITAQGVLPKASNDLNFPIMSLSFDEQTGEAGVNTRLEAFIDLILKKRHSQSEHCRIS, from the coding sequence GTGAACCTTACAGTCCCTCACATGGGTAGTTACTGGATCGCTAGTAAAACGCTTTTTGAAAATCTAGGTGTCAATGTGATTATCCCACCAAAAACTACTAAACGTACCATCGAACTCGGAGTCAAATATGCCCCTGAATTCGCTTGTTTTCCCTTAAAGATTACTCTGGGCAATTTCATAGAGGCTGCGGAACAAGGTGCTGATACTTTTTTAATTCCAGGTGGTATAGGTCCTTGTAGATTCGGTTTCTACGGACCCGTTCATAAAGAAATATTGAATGATCTAGGTTATCAAGCTGAACTAGTAATTGGCGAACCACCTTCTGCCGGTTTCATAAACTTAATTAAAGGCATCTCACCTTTAATTAAAAATATTTCTCTTAAAATGTTATCAGAAGCAGGAAAACTTAGTTGGACTAAACTTTTAGCTATTGATCACGTTTCTAAGAGCCTTAATGAATGGCGACCATATGAAAAAGAAAAACATTCCCTTGAAAATTTAAAAACCACTACTTTTACAAAACTTAACAAGGCCAACTCACCTGAAGAAGTAGATAAAATTAAAGAAAATTTTAACTCAGAATTGTCTCGACTCGTCACGGAAAAATCTATAAATCCCATTAGAGTAGCCATAGTTGGGGAAATTTTTTTAAATTTAGATGAAACAGCCAACCAAAAAATTGAACAAAAGTTAGGACTATTGGGAGTCGAAATTGAACGAAGTATTTATTTATCTGATTGGATCCAGGAAAATCTATTACCCGGCAAGAATCATCAAAAGGAAAAGAAACATGAGATCAAAAAACTTGCCAAGCCATACCTAAACGATTTTGTTGGGGGACATGGAAGAGAGTCTGTAGGTGAAGCTGTTCTGGCACATTTAGAAGGGCTAGATGGCGTTATTCATGTATCTCCTTTTACCTGTATGCCCGAAATCACTGCCCAGGGTGTATTACCAAAGGCTAGTAATGATTTGAATTTTCCCATTATGTCACTATCTTTTGATGAACAAACAGGTGAAGCGGGTGTTAATACTCGTCTAGAAGCTTTTATTGATTTAATCCTAAAAAAAAGACATAGTCAATCCGAACACTGCAGGATTTCTTAA
- a CDS encoding AAA family ATPase — translation MNTLLNIHPGQDIKIHPLNNSIYSKEYHCQVIDINQKELKITVPYSDGKLIPLPTKTQIKVTVMDEVFESEILSRKFGQEQSLIIAAPHSILKSRHNSQKSDRISTKVLAITSGKGGVGKSSLAINLAIALSKKGQRVCLVDADLGMANIDVLLKMTPKYNLTHIFNEEIDIFDVIIKGPKDVLVVPGGSGWQDIASLNTFQFQQLVKNFNKLEQYTDIIIFDTGAGIDSNVINFLLASDEILLVTTPEPHAITDAYAMTKVITEQNKNLPVKLIVNKANSKEEGQDVGNKVSFAARQFLGISLEYLGFVQESRLFSKAARNQHPIIDKWPFSPPSKEITQLANNIIGNNQSNSRGMTGFLNKLASLFKK, via the coding sequence ATGAATACACTATTAAATATTCACCCTGGTCAAGATATTAAGATACACCCGTTAAATAATAGTATCTATTCAAAAGAATATCATTGCCAAGTAATTGATATTAATCAAAAAGAATTAAAAATTACTGTCCCCTACTCTGACGGCAAACTGATTCCTTTACCAACTAAAACCCAAATAAAAGTTACAGTCATGGACGAAGTATTTGAATCGGAAATTCTTTCTCGTAAATTTGGTCAAGAACAATCTCTAATCATTGCAGCTCCTCACTCCATTTTAAAAAGTAGGCATAATTCTCAAAAATCAGATCGTATAAGTACTAAAGTACTAGCTATCACAAGCGGAAAAGGTGGTGTAGGAAAAAGTAGTCTAGCAATTAACTTGGCTATCGCACTTTCAAAAAAGGGACAGAGAGTTTGTTTAGTAGATGCTGATTTAGGAATGGCCAATATTGATGTCTTATTAAAAATGACTCCAAAGTACAATCTCACTCATATATTTAACGAAGAAATAGATATTTTTGATGTCATTATTAAGGGGCCAAAAGACGTATTAGTGGTCCCAGGCGGTTCTGGTTGGCAGGATATTGCCAGTTTGAATACATTTCAATTTCAACAGCTTGTTAAAAACTTCAATAAACTGGAACAGTACACTGATATTATTATTTTTGATACCGGTGCAGGTATTGACTCTAATGTAATTAACTTCTTACTAGCTTCAGACGAGATTTTACTGGTTACCACACCAGAACCCCATGCAATTACTGATGCTTACGCTATGACTAAAGTCATAACAGAACAAAATAAGAATTTACCTGTTAAACTCATAGTGAATAAAGCAAACAGTAAAGAAGAAGGACAAGATGTGGGGAATAAAGTCAGCTTTGCAGCAAGACAATTTTTAGGGATCTCTCTTGAATATCTTGGCTTTGTTCAAGAAAGTCGACTATTTTCAAAAGCAGCTAGAAATCAACATCCCATCATAGATAAATGGCCTTTTTCACCCCCATCTAAAGAGATCACACAACTCGCTAATAATATAATAGGAAACAATCAATCTAATTCCCGAGGAATGACCGGCTTTTTAAATAAATTAGCTAGTTTATTTAAAAAATAA
- the cobO gene encoding cob(I)yrinic acid a,c-diamide adenosyltransferase, with protein MRKELIKISDEKNVGAVQVYTGNGKGKTTAAFGLAFRSLGHQRKVCLIQFMKGSENYGEIKALKQFPTAEVILAGREGFINKDAPDVKDVELAQDGFEKAMDKLTSRDYDMVILDELNVAVDFHLIEVEQVMELLNERPENVELVITGRNASEELIEKADLVSEVKEIKHHFQKGVGAREGIEY; from the coding sequence ATAAGAAAGGAGCTGATTAAAATTAGCGATGAAAAAAATGTTGGGGCTGTACAGGTTTACACAGGAAACGGAAAAGGTAAGACAACAGCTGCTTTTGGACTTGCCTTTCGTTCTTTAGGACATCAAAGAAAAGTTTGCTTAATTCAGTTTATGAAAGGGAGTGAAAATTACGGCGAAATTAAGGCACTAAAACAATTTCCCACAGCTGAAGTGATACTTGCAGGTCGTGAAGGCTTCATTAATAAAGATGCTCCTGATGTTAAGGATGTAGAGCTAGCTCAGGATGGTTTTGAGAAAGCTATGGATAAATTGACATCGAGGGATTATGATATGGTGATTCTAGATGAGCTAAATGTAGCCGTAGATTTTCATTTAATTGAAGTAGAACAAGTTATGGAATTACTTAATGAACGACCTGAGAATGTTGAATTAGTTATTACGGGAAGAAATGCTTCAGAAGAATTAATCGAAAAAGCAGACTTAGTAAGTGAAGTTAAAGAAATCAAACATCATTTCCAAAAAGGCGTTGGAGCACGAGAAGGAATTGAATATTAA
- a CDS encoding nucleoside recognition domain-containing protein, with the protein MKSRGEKIRTLMLTLIIILIFSLFKVQSSAMIAGAKHGLTTWWEVILPALLPFFILSEFMVRLGVIHFGGTLLEPLMRPVFNVPGSGAFALVMGMTSGAPVNGTIATRLRNLKMLTSKEGERLIAFTSNSSLLFMVSAIPVGMLNRPDLGIIIAGIHYTTNIILGIILGQLSKYLDKSSQIKSQRNELAQPIGLICLFQKAVKSASEYLETNYTGIRDMSKEIVYDSMIKVVYIGGYIMLFSVIIKLLFELAIIEQLYVNLKHIIPTAFRDINLISSFFAGLFETTVGTEMAVESNQELVHILAVISFILGWGGFSIHAQVITVTAEADFSMNTFIATRLIHGFLSGLSVYVVLIFLPVGQNLITTTALFERSDIFTLIKLLICYKVALIGLLLLLSILILIFKPVINWLLSLIR; encoded by the coding sequence ATGAAATCAAGAGGAGAAAAAATTAGAACATTAATGTTGACATTGATCATAATATTAATATTTTCGTTATTCAAAGTGCAATCCTCTGCCATGATTGCCGGAGCCAAGCATGGTTTGACTACCTGGTGGGAAGTAATTCTCCCCGCACTACTTCCTTTTTTTATTCTTTCTGAATTTATGGTTCGATTGGGTGTAATACATTTTGGGGGCACCCTTCTAGAACCTTTAATGAGGCCTGTTTTCAATGTTCCTGGATCTGGCGCCTTTGCCTTGGTTATGGGTATGACCAGCGGCGCCCCAGTAAACGGAACTATAGCAACCCGTCTTAGAAATCTAAAAATGTTAACATCAAAAGAAGGCGAAAGATTAATAGCCTTCACATCTAATTCCAGTTTATTGTTCATGGTGAGTGCAATCCCCGTAGGCATGCTAAATAGGCCTGATCTAGGGATAATTATCGCAGGTATTCACTATACAACTAATATTATATTAGGAATAATTCTGGGGCAACTTAGCAAATATCTTGATAAGTCGTCCCAGATCAAAAGCCAGAGAAATGAATTAGCACAACCCATTGGCCTGATCTGTTTATTTCAAAAAGCCGTGAAGTCAGCAAGTGAGTATTTAGAAACAAACTACACCGGTATCCGAGATATGTCCAAAGAAATAGTCTACGATTCTATGATAAAAGTAGTATATATTGGTGGATACATTATGTTATTTTCAGTAATAATAAAGTTATTATTTGAACTGGCAATTATCGAACAACTGTATGTTAATCTTAAACATATAATACCAACAGCTTTTCGAGATATTAATTTAATTTCTTCTTTTTTTGCGGGGCTGTTTGAAACTACCGTGGGAACAGAAATGGCAGTAGAATCAAATCAAGAACTAGTCCATATTTTAGCTGTAATATCCTTTATTCTAGGTTGGGGCGGATTTTCGATTCACGCTCAGGTCATTACTGTGACGGCAGAAGCAGATTTTAGTATGAATACTTTTATAGCTACAAGATTAATTCACGGATTTCTATCAGGGCTATCTGTTTATGTAGTATTAATCTTTTTGCCTGTAGGTCAAAATTTGATTACTACAACTGCCCTTTTTGAAAGATCTGATATCTTTACTTTAATTAAACTGCTAATTTGTTACAAAGTGGCTCTAATTGGTCTATTACTTCTATTATCAATTTTAATTTTAATCTTTAAACCTGTTATCAATTGGCTGCTATCACTTATCCGGTAA
- a CDS encoding MFS transporter — protein MKTISAIKVAILSASNYITVLVNTVLFPIFPVMAQALNLTLRDLAILVGIVSFPSALINLGGGILADRFGKKIIIVLSLTLYGLGGLLAGLSIILMEEPYPVILVGRLFQGIGAATPMFLSVALVGDIFQSLERSKALGFLETANGLGKVTSPILGALIGLITWYSIFFIYPIVALPVAIATWKVIEEPNENKGVDWEKQKKAFRQFKDESRIITLLVAFLVIFILIGTMFWLSDFLEARLELNQILRGVVISLPALAMLLTTLFAERIHNKLNPRFIMGGGLILTSACLIGIYHTLETILFWPLIVALGVGAGIVLPSVDMVSTSVEIKEIRGVMSTIYGSARSLGGATTTITFSYLLEYGLQLTFYSIAVGGIIVGLIVLFRMNEKKLLPKELLPDK, from the coding sequence TTGAAAACTATAAGTGCAATTAAAGTAGCAATTTTGTCCGCTTCAAATTATATAACAGTCCTAGTAAATACAGTACTATTTCCTATTTTCCCTGTCATGGCACAGGCTTTAAATTTAACTTTAAGAGATTTAGCAATCTTAGTCGGTATAGTTTCTTTTCCATCAGCCCTAATTAATTTAGGAGGTGGGATATTAGCAGATAGATTCGGAAAAAAAATAATTATTGTATTATCCTTAACATTATATGGGCTTGGGGGGTTATTAGCTGGACTAAGTATTATATTAATGGAAGAACCTTATCCGGTAATTTTAGTTGGTAGGCTATTTCAAGGAATAGGTGCGGCAACACCCATGTTTTTATCAGTAGCACTGGTTGGCGATATTTTTCAAAGCTTAGAAAGAAGTAAAGCTTTGGGTTTTTTAGAAACGGCTAACGGATTAGGGAAAGTTACTAGTCCAATTTTAGGTGCTTTAATTGGTCTTATTACATGGTATTCCATATTTTTTATTTATCCAATTGTGGCTTTACCGGTTGCTATTGCAACCTGGAAAGTTATAGAGGAACCTAATGAGAATAAAGGGGTAGATTGGGAGAAACAGAAAAAGGCTTTTCGTCAATTTAAAGATGAATCCAGAATTATCACTTTGCTCGTGGCTTTTTTGGTAATATTTATTTTAATTGGTACCATGTTTTGGTTGAGTGATTTTTTAGAAGCTAGACTAGAACTAAATCAGATTTTAAGGGGAGTTGTTATATCCTTACCAGCTCTAGCTATGTTACTTACCACATTATTTGCTGAAAGAATACATAATAAGTTGAATCCTCGCTTTATTATGGGGGGTGGTCTTATATTAACATCAGCTTGTTTAATTGGTATTTACCATACCTTAGAAACGATTTTATTTTGGCCATTAATAGTAGCTTTAGGTGTGGGGGCAGGAATTGTATTGCCTTCTGTTGACATGGTGAGTACTTCAGTAGAAATTAAAGAAATTAGAGGAGTTATGAGTACAATATACGGATCTGCTCGATCTTTGGGAGGAGCAACTACAACTATTACATTCTCTTACTTGTTGGAATACGGATTACAATTAACATTTTATAGTATAGCAGTGGGAGGGATAATAGTTGGTTTAATTGTATTATTTAGAATGAATGAAAAAAAATTATTGCCCAAAGAACTGTTACCGGATAAGTGA
- the eam gene encoding glutamate 2,3-aminomutase yields the protein MSKDARTISNKRAQELKDSIQDFLEAREHIVTGEKISDELARRRSLILELFNASEQDWSDWKWQLQNRISDVETLEKILNLTESERQEIEQVGKDYRWAVSPYYASLMDPDDPECPVRKQSIPSAQEVKDKAGVTDPMAEEFTNPAGNVTRRYPDRLIINVTNQCAMYCRHCQRKRNIGEVDKPTPKDVLEESIEYVKNHAEIRDVLLTGGDAFMLSDETLDWLLTELRKIPHVEIIRLGSRTPVTMPQRITQNLCDILTKHLPLYVNTQYNHPKELTAEAKKATFKLARAGVGLGNQAVLLNTINNDPHVMKTLCHELLKGMVRPYYIFHAKKVKGTTHFNTRVEDGLEILEKMRGYTSGMAIPSYIINAPDGHGKTPIVPEYMISQGRDKVYIRTWENRVFEYPNDAPEQ from the coding sequence ATGAGTAAAGATGCCAGAACTATTTCTAACAAAAGAGCTCAAGAACTGAAGGACAGTATTCAAGACTTTTTAGAAGCTAGAGAACATATTGTAACAGGAGAAAAAATTAGTGATGAGCTTGCCAGAAGGCGAAGTCTGATTTTGGAATTGTTTAATGCTTCGGAGCAAGATTGGAGCGACTGGAAATGGCAGTTGCAAAACAGAATATCTGATGTTGAGACTTTAGAGAAAATTCTCAATTTAACCGAGAGTGAAAGACAAGAAATCGAACAAGTAGGTAAAGATTACAGATGGGCTGTTTCACCATATTATGCTAGTTTGATGGATCCTGATGATCCAGAATGTCCAGTAAGAAAGCAATCCATACCTTCTGCACAAGAGGTGAAAGATAAAGCTGGGGTTACCGATCCAATGGCCGAGGAATTTACTAATCCGGCTGGGAATGTTACCAGGCGATACCCTGACAGATTAATAATAAATGTCACCAATCAGTGCGCTATGTACTGTCGACACTGTCAAAGAAAAAGAAATATTGGTGAGGTCGATAAGCCAACTCCTAAAGATGTACTAGAAGAGTCAATAGAGTACGTAAAAAATCATGCTGAAATCAGAGATGTTTTATTGACCGGCGGGGATGCATTCATGTTGTCAGATGAAACTCTTGATTGGCTTTTAACTGAATTGAGGAAAATACCTCATGTAGAAATTATAAGATTAGGTAGTAGGACCCCGGTTACAATGCCTCAGAGAATAACTCAAAATCTTTGTGACATTTTAACTAAGCATTTACCTTTATATGTAAATACCCAGTATAACCACCCTAAAGAATTGACTGCAGAAGCTAAAAAGGCGACCTTTAAGCTAGCTAGAGCAGGTGTTGGTTTAGGTAATCAAGCAGTTCTTCTCAACACCATTAATAATGACCCCCATGTAATGAAAACTCTTTGTCATGAGCTATTAAAGGGGATGGTAAGACCTTATTATATTTTCCATGCTAAAAAGGTAAAGGGAACAACCCATTTCAATACTAGAGTTGAGGATGGATTAGAGATTTTAGAAAAGATGAGAGGCTATACATCTGGTATGGCAATTCCATCCTACATTATTAACGCACCGGATGGTCACGGAAAGACACCCATAGTTCCGGAATACATGATTTCTCAAGGTAGAGATAAAGTGTATATCCGCACTTGGGAAAATAGAGTTTTTGAATATCCTAATGATGCTCCAGAACAATAA